The Primulina eburnea isolate SZY01 chromosome 6, ASM2296580v1, whole genome shotgun sequence genome contains a region encoding:
- the LOC140834147 gene encoding E3 ubiquitin-protein ligase BIG BROTHER-like: MSWNTQMDVYYQDHSMPYNSIGSFVDFFGGLTYDHVNYIFADVPYVQENAYPATNSNLYKFAASEPGSLSYYEYGHGCVVNNHVSGTNEYGGHLENPSGLAGNQATISHAHQAEISSTGSHASPLECLRNPQAARDYEVVWQDNIDPDNMTYEELLELGEAVGTQSRGLSQDQIALLPISKFKWTLFFRKKFRGERCVICQMEYKRGDKRIILPCKHLYHTGCGSRWLSINKACPICYKEVIVDVPKH, from the exons ATGAGCTGGAACACTCAGATGGATGTTTATTACCAAGACCATTCGATGCCTTACAATTCAATTGGAAGCTTTGTGGATTTTTTTGGAGGTCTTACTTATGACCATGTCAATTACATTTTTGCCGATGTTCCATACGTACAG GAGAATGCTTACCCAGCAACCAATTCTAATCTATACAAATTTGCTGCATCTGAACCGGGAAGTTTGTCATATTATGAATATGGGCACGGCTGTGTGGTTAATAATCACGTCTCAGGGACTAACGAATATGGCGGACATTTGGAAAACCCATCAGGTCTGGCTGGCAATCAAGCTACTATTTCGCATGCACACCAGGCTGAAATTTCAAGCACCGGTTCCCATGCTAGTCCTTTagagt GTCTTCGGAATCCTCAGGCTGCTCGTGATTATGAG GTTGTTTGGCAAGACAACATTGATCCTGATAATATGACCTATGAG GAGTTACTTGAGCTAGGTGAAGCAGTTGGAACTCAAAGTAGAGGTCTTTCCCAGGATCAAATTGCATTGCTTCCAATTTCAAAGTTCAAATGGACCTTATTCTTTAGAAAGAAATTCCGAGGTGAAAG GTGCGTAATTTGCCAAATGGAGTACAAAAGAGGCGATAAGCGAATTATCCTTCCGTGCAAACATCTCTATCATACTGGTTGTGGGAGCAGATGGCTTAGCATTAACAAA GCTTGTCCCATTTGTTACAAGGAGGTGATTGTTGATGTTCCGAAGCACTAA
- the LOC140834148 gene encoding uncharacterized protein — protein MAPKAKEKAKPAASAAAADPAVAIEDLFTSLNRHIERSEFEQAIKVSNQVLKIAPGDEDAIRCKVVGLIKNDSIDDALLTIEGFSKKSLIDFSFFKAYCLYRQNKLNEALECLKGKEDNTAAMLLESQILFRLGKMDACVDVYQRLQRTKIDSLEINFVAGLVSAGRASDVQGTMDSLKVKVTSSFELAYNAACSLIERNKYKDAEQLLLSARRIGQETLMEENLADDDIEIELAPVAVQLAYVKHILGNTQEAFESYSNIIKRNLADESSLAVSTNNFVALKGPKDASDGLRKLDKLIEKSEGPLTFHLARDLDLKLSQKQKEAIFVNRLLLLLHSNKVDQARELASALPSMFPNSILPVLLQAAVHVRENKANKAEELLGQSASKFPDKSNIILLARAQIAAAAGHPQIAADSLLKIPDIQHKPATVATLVSLKERAGDIDGADSVFDAAIRWWSDAMTEDNKLDIIMQEAASFKLRHGKKDEAARLYEELVKNHGSIEALVGLIQTTAHTNIEKAEAYEKQLKPLYNLKGVDVESLEKTSGAKHVESNGPTLGVAEAYESKNKEKPKKKRKRKPKYPKGFDPANPGPPPDPERWLPKRERSSYRPKRKDKRAAQIRGSQGAVVKDKESSSNLNLKSNQTTNSKGHTQNASTERSKNSSKSRKKSRN, from the exons ATGGCTCCGAAAGCTAAAGAAAAGGCGAAACCGGCCGCCTCCGCCGCCGCGGCGGACCCCGCCGTTGCCATTGAAGATCTCTTCACCTCTCTCAATCGCCACATCGAACGCTCAGAATTCGAGCAAGCCATCAAAGTGTCGAATCAAG TTCTTAAAATTGCGCCGGGAGATGAAGACGCGATTAGATGCAAAGTGGTGGGGTTGATTAAGAATGATTCCATTGACGATGCATTGTTGACTATTGAAGGTTTTTCGAAGAAATCTTTGATTGATTTCAGTTTCTTCAAG GCGTACTGTTTGTACCGGCAAAATAAGTTGAATGAGGCTTTGGAGTGCTTGAAAGGGAAAGAAGATAACACTGCTGCCATGTTGTTAGAATCGCAGATTTTATTTCGTCTAGGAAAAATGGATGCTTGTGTGGATGTTTATCAAAGGCTCCAGAGGACTAAGATAGATTCGTTAGAGATAAATTTTGTTGCTGGCTTGGTTTCTGCTGGGAGAGCTTCTGACGTTCAGGGGACAATGGATTCTCTCAAAGTTAAAGTGACCAGCAGTTTTGAACTGGCATATAATGCTGCTTGTTCATTGATAGAAAGAAACAAATATAAAGATGCTGAGCAACTGTTGTTATCAGCTCGAAG GATTGGGCAGGAAACATTGATGGAAGAGAATTTAGCagatgatgatattgagattgaattgGCTCCTGTAGCTGTTCAGTTGGCATATGTTAAACAT ATCCTGGGTAATACTCAAGAAGCCTTTGAATCTTATTCCAACATTATCAAGAGAAATCTAGCAGATGAATCCTCACTTGCAGTATCGACAAACAACTTTGTTGCATTAAAGGGCCCCAAGGACGCGTCTGATGGTTTGAGAAAACTAGATAAATTGATAGAGAAAAGTGAAGGACCTCTGACCTTTCATCTTGCTCGGGATCTTGACCTAAAGCTCTCGCAAAAACAAAAGGAAGCAATCTTTGTTAACCGTCTTTTATTGCTGCTACACTCTAATAAAGTAGATCAG GCACGAGAACTTGCTTCTGCTCTACCAAGCATGTTTCCTAACAGTATATTACCTGTGCTACTTCAAGCTGCTGTACATGTAAGGGAGAACAAGGCCAATAAAGCCGAGGAGCTACTAGGGCAGTCTGCAAGTAAATTTCCAGATAAGTCGAACATCATCCTACTCGCCCGTGCACAGATTGCTGCAGCTGCAGGCCATCCTCAAATAGCGGCCGACTCTCTACTGAAAATACCTGATATTCAACATAAGCCTGCAACTGTTGCGACCCTTGTCTCTCTTAAAGAACGAGCTGGAGATATTGATGGTGCTGATTCTGTGTTTGATGCTGCGATTCGGTGGTGGTCGGATGCCATGACCGAAGACAATAAACTTGATATCATCATGCAAGAGGCTGCTTCATTTAAGCTCAGACATGGAAAGAAGGATGAGGCAGCTCGTCTCTACGAGGAACTTGTGAAAAACCATGGGAGCATCGAGGCCTTGGTAGGGCTTATTCAAACTACTGCTCATACCAATATTGAGAAGGCAGAAGCTTATGAGAAGCAATTGAAACCGCTATATAATCTGAAGGGAGTTGATGTTGAGAGTTTGGAGAAAACCTCTGGTGCAAAGCATGTTGAGAGCAACGGTCCTACTTTGGGCGTTGCTGAAGCATACGAATCTAAGAACAAGGAGAAACCAAAGAAGAAAAGGAAGAGAAAGCCAAAGTATCCAAAAGGGTTTGACCCTGCAAATCCGGGTCCCCCACCGGATCCAGAAAGATGGCTGCCGAAGAGGGAAAGGTCTAGTTACAGGCCAAAGAGGAAGGATAAGAGAGCAGCTCAGATAAGAGGTTCGCAGGGTGCAGTTGTTAAAGATAAAGAGTCTTCTAGTAATCTGAACTTGAAGTCGAACCAAACGACCAACTCTAAAGGGCATACTCAGAATGCAAGCAC